From the genome of Triticum aestivum cultivar Chinese Spring chromosome 3B, IWGSC CS RefSeq v2.1, whole genome shotgun sequence, one region includes:
- the LOC123066387 gene encoding uncharacterized protein, which translates to MSQEHVAESASGQTPQQPDASSSNNLVDVTTLEGLSITATSSSSQRDTIWVRYQCDWGLTFYTRIDLHGYFHTYPHVGGPFQSLEQVNNAIDRYLHDRRDPIMCEERPEFYEVGKASVERGIRDSLFWPDGSKKMSVKSEPVDESRCWMLQLVQALVHKYNEDHNLFKDLAFEVTDVVCYEVIYEGNCRYDHVNFTTRTKGEKTTDNLFFAEVKRMPGEDEKLVVSCTCLVDPFDNGHCYGCESNMKHPNADAYSGGHSKVCNLKGECLGPNIAIAETMDDWKAEEARVRQTFKGLDDPTVVARLMEPPKLNFGATKATDEEVERFMNSIMEPYDPNLCSTYGILDASAAERFRVALK; encoded by the exons AT GTCTCAGGAGCATGTGGCTGAGTCTGCATCCGGACAAACGCCGCAGCAGCCGGACGCCTCGTCATCAAACAACTTGGTTGATGTTACAACATTGGAGGGATTGTCCATCACTGCCACGTCCTCGTCCTCTCAGCGCGACACCATTTGGGTCCGATACCAGTGTGATTGGGGGCTCACATTTTACACCAGGATCGATCTTCATGGATATTTCCACACATATCCTCATGTGGGTGGGCCATTTCAGAGCTTAGAGCAAGTTAACAATGCCATTGATCGCTATCTTCATGACCGTCGGGATCCAATAAT GTGCGAGGAGCGACCTGAGTTCTATGAAGTGGGTAAGGCTAGTGTAGAGAGGGGTATACGAGACTCTCTTTTCTGGCCTGATGGCTCAAAGAAGATGTCCGTGAAATCGGAACCGGTTGATGAAAGCCGTTGCTGGATGCTCCAGCTGGTTCAAGCTTTGGTGCACAAGTATAACGAGGATCACAATCTTTTCAAG GATCTTGCGTTTGAAGTTACAGATGTTGTGTGCTATGAAGTAATATATGAGGGAAACTGCCGCTACGACCATGTTAATTTCACTACAAGGACCAAAGGAGAAAAGACCACCGACAATCTGTTCTTTGCTGAAGTCAAACGTATGCCAGGAGAAGACGAAAAATTGGTGGTCAGCTGTACCTGCTTGGTTGATCCTTTTGATAACG GTCACTGCTACGGCTGCGAAAGTAATATGAAGCACCCCAATGCTGATGCATACAGTGGTGGTCACTCTAAGGTTTGCAACTTGAAGGGAGAATGTCTTGGACCTAATATAGCGATCGCAGAGACTATGGATGAC TGGAAAGCTGAGGAAGCGAGGGTAAGACAAACGTTCAAG GGCCTTGATGATCCAACTGTTGTGGCGCGACTCATGGAACCACCCAAGTTGAACTTCGGAGCAACCAAGGCCACCGATGAGGAAGTAGAACGTTTTATGAATTCGATCATGGAACCATACGATCCTAACCTTTGCAGCACTTACGGCATCCTCGATGCTAGCGCCGCAGAAAGATTTAGGGTGGCGCTAAAGTAA